The region TGCTCGGGCGAGCATGAATACGCTATTTCACCAGCAACGTTCTACCGCTTCCAGGCCCGTGGTTTCGGGCCCACCCCTGCCGAGCTGGACGAGGCTTACACCGCGCACCGGCTCTTTGAGCTGTGGCGGGCCAATCGGCGGATCTACGGACGACGAAAACTATGGAAACCCGCCCACCGGGCAGGCTGGAACATCGGCCGTGACCAGGTGCAACGTCTGATGAATATCCTTGGAATCGCGGGTGTACTCCGACGCAAGACCACACGCACCACCGTTGCTGATCCCACCGCCGAGCGTTTCCCGGATCGTATTCAACGGGCCTGGTCGCAGGCTCAGCGCCCCGATCAGTGGTGGGTCGCGGATTTCACGTATGTGCACACCAGCTGCGGTTTCAGCTACGTGGCTTTTGCCACCGACGTGTTCACCCGTGAGATCCTGGCGTATGTCGTAGACACCCGAGCCACGAAATCTTTGGTCATCCGTGCGCTGCGACAGGCACTGGCGCTACGCCAGCGCCAGGACCCGTACTTTGAATCGGCCGGGGTGATCCATCACTCGGATGCAGGCTCACAGTACACCTCCACAGATCTCCGCCGGCTGCTGGCCGTTTACCAGATGGACGGGTCTATCGGCACAGTCGGCGACGCCTACGACAACGGTCTGAGGCGGCCTGGGTTGGTCGGAGACTAGGTTTTACCCTAGGAGGAAGATCAGCATGGCACGACCCAGTCAGTACGACGCAGCCACGCAGGAGCGCGCGGTGCGCATGTACTTCGAGCGCCTCGAGGAAGGCGACATCTCCAAGGCGGGCGCCCGCCGGGAGATCGGTGAACTTCTCGGTGTGAAGGAATCCACCCTGCGCAACTGGATCCGCAAACAGGAAAAGCAGGCCGAAGCTCCTGAGCCCGGTTCCCTGTCCTACCAGCAACTCCAGGCCGCCTACGACGAGCAGGCCAAGGAAGTGGCCAAGCTGCGACGCGCCAATGAGATTTTGAAAACGGCGTCGGCTTTTTTCGCCCAGGCTTAAGCTCGACCGCAAACTTCGGTAATCGTGGAGTTCATCCGCACCTACCGCCACCGCTTCGGGGTCTGGCCAATCTGCGAAACCTTGACTGCCCATGGCATCGCGATTGCCCCAAGCACCTTTTACGACCATCAGGCCCGCGGCTTCGGCCCCTCGGACGCCGAACTCGACGAGGCCTATGCCGCCCACCGCATCTACCGGTTGTGGGAGGCCAACCGCAAGGTCTACGGCCGGCGCAAACTCTGGAAGTCCGTCATCCGTGACGGCATGACTGTTGGCCGTGACCAGGTCGAACAACTGATGAAGATCACCGGAATCAAAGGCGTGTCACGAGGGATGCACCGCAAGAAGACCACCGTGGCCACCCCGGCCCACCGCCGGCACCCGGACCTGATCAACCGGCGGTGGGCGTATCCGTCGCACCCGGATCAGTGGTGGATCGCGGACTTCACCTACGTCTGGACCCGGGAGGGCTTCTGCTACGTCGCCTTCATTGTCGACGCCTATTCGCGAATGATCCTCGGCTGGGTGGTCACCACGGTCATGGACACCCGGATGGTGCTCATGGCCCTGGAGCACGCCCTGTTTTCCCGTCGGCGCACGAGGATGGACTTCACCGCCACCGGCATCGTCCACCACTCGGACGCGGGAGCCCAGTACACCTCTATGGCGTTTACCGATGCCCTTGTCGAGGCCGGGTTGCAGGGCTCGATCGGCTCGGCCGGTGACGCCTTGGACAACGCGATGATGGAATCAACGATCGGGCTCTACAAGACCGAACTGATCGGCTTCGATCCACGTCGTACGTGGAGGGATGCCCAGGAGGTAGAAACGGAAACGGGCTCGTGGGTCTACTGGTACAATCACCAACGTCTGCACTCGTCGATCGGTGACGTTCCCCCGATCGAATACGAGCAGGACTACGAGGAATTCAACACCGCCAGAAGAGCCCAGTAAGGCTTTTACCCGTAGTCTCCGAAAAACTCAGGCCGATTCAGAAGCCGGCGGCCTGGTTCTTCGGGCCGGTGATGATGAGCCAGCCGGCGCGGTAGCCGGCCACCCGGTAGGCCTTGGACAGCCCGTTGAAGGTCAGGGTGAGCACATCGGGGGCGGCTTCGGCCATGGAGATGTGCTCGGCGCCGTCGTAGAGGATGCGGTCGTAGATCTCGTCGGCGAGGATCATCAGGCCGTGCTCGCGGGCGATCTGGGCGAGGCCGTCGACGATGTGCCTCGGGTACACCGCGCCGGTGGGGTTATTCGGGTTGATCACCACGATCGCCTTGGTACGGTCGGTGATCTTGGCCCGGATATCGTCGAGGTTCGGGTTCCACTCGTCGTCCTCATCGAGCTCGTAGTGCACGGGCTTGCCGCCCGAAAGCGTGGTAGAGGCGGTCCACAGCGGGTAGTCCGGCATCGGGATCAAGACCTCGTCGCCGTTGTTGAGCAGCGCCTGGGTGGTCATGGAGATCAGCTCCGAGACCCCGTTGCTGAGGTAGACATCGTCGAGGTCGAAGGTGGGGAAGCCGTCGATAAGCTCGTAGCGGGTGACCACGGCGCGCCGGGCCGGCAGGATGCCCTTCGAGGTGGAATAGCCCTGGGAGACCGGCAGGTTGGCGATCATGTCGCGCATGATCACATCCGGGGCGTCGAAGCCGAAGATGGCCGGGTTGCGGGTGTTGAGCTTCAAAATGGAATGCCCGTCGGCCTCCATGCGCTCGGCCTCCTGGGCGAGCGGGCCGCGGAGGTCGTAGAAGACGTTCTTCAGCTTATCCGACTGATCGAACGTGGGTACCTGGCGGCGCCACGGGGTGGGCTGCGGGTGGGGCTGGGAGGAATCGGGCTCGTTCATACCTGTCTATGGCGCCATAACTTACTTGCGCATCCGGTCGATGGAGCGCTTCACGAAGCCCATCGCCTCATTCGTCAGCTCCCCGGCGAGCTGGGAGCGCTGCGCGCGCAGCTCCTCGCGGCGGGCCTCGTTGTGGGCTTGGCGCTCGGCGTTTTCTAAGGCATAGGCCGCGCGGATCTCGCGCAGCCGCTGCTTTTCGAGCGCCCGCGGCGAGGGGGCAAACCAGCTCGCCGGGCCGATCTTCATGATGTAGAGCAGGATGAACACCGTGGGGATGATCGCGATGAGCGCGCTGAAACCCGGGTGGACCAGGATCAACAGCGGCGTGGCGACGAACGTGCCCACCGTGGTCAGGCTCATCACCCCCAGGCGGGTTTTCTTACCCGCGCGGTGGGCTTCTGCGATCTCGGCGGCCGAGTACAGCGGCCCGTCGGCGGGGGAGTGCTGGAGGTCGGCGGGCAGGTCGTCGAAAAGCTGCGCCAGCTCGGAGCGCTTCGTGGCGGCGGTGACCTGCCGGCAGCGCTCGTCGTACTCGTCCATGGTGAGCCGGCCTTCGGCGAAGGCGCGGCCCAGAGCGTCCATGGCGGTGCCGCGTTCTTGATCGCTGAGGCGGATCTCCGGGCGAGAGGGGTGCTGCGAGCTCATGCGGCTCAGTCTACTGGGCCGACTGCGCTGCCGGAACCGGGGAGTTTCCGTATTTCCGGCTGCGGGTGCGCACCGAGACCCCGATCCAGGCGATGGCCCAAAAGGCGGTGACCACGAGCACGATCGTGGCGCCGGCGGGGTAGTCGAGCGCCCAGGAGAGGTACATGCCTAAGATCGCGGCGGCCACCCCGATGCCGGCGGCGAGCCAGGTCATGGTGGGCAGGTGGTTGGTCAGCAGCCGGGCGCAGGCTGCCGGGGTGATCAAGAGCGCCAGCACCAAGATGTTGCCGACGATCTGCACCGAGATCACCACCGCCGTGGTCACCGCCAGGTAGAGCAGCAGATCGAGGGCGAGCACCGGCAGGTTCATCGCCTGCGCGGTCTCCCGATCCAGGCTCACGGCGGTCAGCGGGCGGCGGGCGAGATACATCACCACGATGACGATCGCGCCGACTATCGCGGTGATGATGAGCGAGCGCGTCGAGACGCCGGTGAGCGAGCCGAAGAGGAACGTGGTGAGGCTCGCGGTGTAGCCCTCCACCCGGGAGATCACCACGAGGCCGAAGGCGAAGGAGGCGGCGAAGAGCACGCCGATGATGGTGTCTTCGGTGATGCGGCGCTTCTGTGAGAGCACCGCCACGCCCACCGCCACGGCCGCGCCGGCGATCGCTCCGCCGAGCAGCACGCTGGCCTGCAGGGCGAAGGCGATGGCGATGCCGGGGAAGACAGCGTGGGCGACGGCGTCGCCGATAAACGCCATGCGGCGCAACACCACATGCGTGCCGACGACCGCGCACACCACCGCCGCCACGATCGCCGCGATGAGCGCGCGCGGCAGAAACGCCAGCGCCGGGTTGGTCAAATCGTCGAGGAATTGCCCAAAGGTCAGCATCACGCTACCCCCACAGAGCGCAGCAGCGCCGAGTCCGGGCCGATGCCGAAGGCACGCTGCCAGGCGGTGGGCTCGGCGGTGGCGTCGAGAAGCTCGCCGGAGACCAAAAGCACCCGGTCGCAGGCCTCGACCGCGGCGCGCAGGTTGTGGGTGGTCATGAGGATGGTGGCCCCACCGTGGGCGAGCTCGGAGAAGAGCTCCATGAGCGCTTCCTCGGTGGGGGCGTCGACGCCGGTGAAAGGCTCGTCGAGGATCAACAGCTCCGGGCGGCGCGCGAGTGCCCGGGCGACCAGCACGCGCTGTTTCTGCCCGCCGGAAAGCTCCCCGATGGGCCGGGAGGAAAGGCGTGCGATGCCGCAGGTCTCCAGTGCCTCCTGCGCGGCATCACGATCGCTTGCCGACGGCCTGCGCCACCACCCCGTGAGATCCCCGCGGCCGGTGAGCACGCAATCGGCGACGTTGATCGGATACGTCCAGGCGATCTCGTGTTTCTGCGGCACATACCCGGTGCGCCGGCGCAGCGCCTTGCCGGTGTGGCTGCCGAGCTGCGCGCGCCCGCGCGCCGGGATGAGCCCCAAGATCGCGCGCAGAAGCGTCGTCTTGCCGGCGCCGTTGGGCCCCAGCAGGGCGGTGAAGCTGCCGCCGGCGATCTCCGCGTGGGCGTCGTGGATGATGACGCGCTCAGACAGGGCGATCCTGTCGAAAGAGAGCGTGAGGTTGTTCATTACTTGGCGCCTCCCGCGGTGTCCTTACGGCGGGTGGCCCGGGCGATGAGCGCGACGATCACCACGGCGACCAGGGCGGCCACACCGCCGATGATCAGCCACGTGTAGTCGGACTCTTCCTCGGTGATCATGGAGTCATCCGGGCGGGTGTAGGTCGCCGGGTCGATGCCGACGGCGAACTGCAGGCGCGCGTCGCTGGTGTATTCGTTGCCGTCCGGCGCGTCGATGGTGGCGCGCACCGTCACCTCGTGCGGGCCGGGCTCGGTGAACACCCAGTTGGCGTGGGTGTGGGTATCGGGTTCGACGAAGATGGAGTCGTGCTTGGCGCCGGTCCACAAAACATCCGGGTCGGAGAAGCCGCCGGCCTGGATGAACAGCGAGTGATCGCCCGGGCCGCGGTGCTCGAGGATCTCCAGCTCGACGCCGGTGCCGACGATGTCATCGATCGTCGGCGACTGCGTGTTCCAGCCCAGCCACGGCACGTCGGCGACCTCGGTCTGCGGCACGACCCACACGGTCTGGCCGGGATCGGCCTTCAAGAAGTCATAGGCGTCGTCTTCGGGGACGACGAGCTCGGCGGCCTCACCGACGCCGAAGGTCACCGCGTCCGGGGTGCGCCAGACGGGCTCGGTGCCGGAATCGTCGCGCAGCAGCAGCTGCAGGCTGCCGTCCTCGCCGCGGTGCGGGCCCATGTCGACGTGCCCGCTGCTGATCACGGCCGGCTCGCTGGAGACCTCCTCGTCGGCACTGACCTGCTGCTCGAGGGCCGGATCCGCCGGCTGGGCCGCCGCGAGCGGGGCGAAAGCCATGGTGAACGAGGCGGCGAGCAGGGCGATTTTCTTTTTCATTGCAGACATCTCCTCAGTGTCAACGCGTTGGTTTTCATTAAATCGAGATAGGTGGGCACGGCGTCGCTAAGCATGTCGCCGTGGATCGTGCAGACGTTCAACCCCAGGTCCCGCGCGATCTCGCTGAGCGTACCCGGACCGTTCTGCTCAGTGGGTTCGAGAAACACCGCGGGGACCTCGAGGTGCTGCAGGGTGCGGGTCAACGCGATGACATCGCGTGCCGACGGCTCCACCGCAGGGTTCGGCGAGACCACCCCCGCGACGTTGAGGTCGTAGGCGGCGGCGAGATAACCGTAGCCGTCGTGGGTCGTGACCAGGTTCCGGTTCTCCGGCGGAATGTCGTCGATAAGCGCGCGAACCTCCTTATCGACGGCGTCGATCTCCTCGCGCAGGCGCGCGCTGTTGGCGGCGAAGGTCTCCGCGTTGGCCGGATCGAGCGCGGCCAGCTTGTCCTCGATGACGCGCACCGCGGCCGCGGCATTCGCCGGGTCGTGCCAGGTGTGCGGGTCGATCTCGCCGTGGACATGCTTGCCGAGCACCGCCTGCGGCAACACATAGACCTCCGCGCCGGGCTGGCCGAGGAAGCGATAGGCCGGATCCGGCGGCACCTGCTGCAAGGCGCGCGCCGGGACCTCGACGACGCGGTCGGAGAACTCGTGGTCGTCGCCACGCAAGCCCACCTCGCCGGTGTGCGTATCGACGGCCACGTCCACGTGGCCCTCCCTGACCGCATCGACGCCGGGATCGACGCCGACGGCCAGCCGGATGCTCCCGGCGCCGATCTCTGCGCCGCTGTCGGCATCGCGGGCGGAGATGTCGAGCTCATAGCGGCCGGCCTCGGTAAAAGACCAGCTCAAGTGCGTATGCGCGCCGGTGGGCAGGCGGAGCTTATCACGATCGTCGACACCATCGGAGGTGTCGAAGTATCTCACCGGCTGCCCGAAGGTGCCGGTGAGATACGCCGTCACCTCGCCGGGGCCACTCGACTCAGTGAGCACGAGATCCACCGCCTGGCCGGCGCCGTGATCGCCGACGACCTGCGCACCCAACCACGGGGTATCCAGCGTGAGGTCCTCGACCAGCGGGATCAGGGTCGCGCCGTAGGTCTCCGAGTCCTCGGAGACCGTGACCAGCTCGGTCGACTCCGGCCGGGCGTTGCGCACCGTATCCATGAGCGCCTGGTCCTCTAACAGCAGGTGATTGGCCAACACGAGATCCGCGTGCGCGACGGTCCGGATGTCGCGCAGACCCGGCTCGAAGGAGTGCGGGTCCGCGCCCGGCGGCACGAGCGCGGTGACGCGGGCGGCATC is a window of Corynebacterium camporealensis DNA encoding:
- a CDS encoding choice-of-anchor M domain-containing protein, with translation MKKKIALLAASFTMAFAPLAAAQPADPALEQQVSADEEVSSEPAVISSGHVDMGPHRGEDGSLQLLLRDDSGTEPVWRTPDAVTFGVGEAAELVVPEDDAYDFLKADPGQTVWVVPQTEVADVPWLGWNTQSPTIDDIVGTGVELEILEHRGPGDHSLFIQAGGFSDPDVLWTGAKHDSIFVEPDTHTHANWVFTEPGPHEVTVRATIDAPDGNEYTSDARLQFAVGIDPATYTRPDDSMITEEESDYTWLIIGGVAALVAVVIVALIARATRRKDTAGGAK
- a CDS encoding anchored repeat-type ABC transporter permease subunit, with the translated sequence MLTFGQFLDDLTNPALAFLPRALIAAIVAAVVCAVVGTHVVLRRMAFIGDAVAHAVFPGIAIAFALQASVLLGGAIAGAAVAVGVAVLSQKRRITEDTIIGVLFAASFAFGLVVISRVEGYTASLTTFLFGSLTGVSTRSLIITAIVGAIVIVVMYLARRPLTAVSLDRETAQAMNLPVLALDLLLYLAVTTAVVISVQIVGNILVLALLITPAACARLLTNHLPTMTWLAAGIGVAAAILGMYLSWALDYPAGATIVLVVTAFWAIAWIGVSVRTRSRKYGNSPVPAAQSAQ
- a CDS encoding DUF1707 SHOCT-like domain-containing protein, whose amino-acid sequence is MSSQHPSRPEIRLSDQERGTAMDALGRAFAEGRLTMDEYDERCRQVTAATKRSELAQLFDDLPADLQHSPADGPLYSAAEIAEAHRAGKKTRLGVMSLTTVGTFVATPLLILVHPGFSALIAIIPTVFILLYIMKIGPASWFAPSPRALEKQRLREIRAAYALENAERQAHNEARREELRAQRSQLAGELTNEAMGFVKRSIDRMRK
- a CDS encoding anchored repeat ABC transporter, substrate-binding protein → MTDVVTTTGILADLAQGVAGDAARVTALVPPGADPHSFEPGLRDIRTVAHADLVLANHLLLEDQALMDTVRNARPESTELVTVSEDSETYGATLIPLVEDLTLDTPWLGAQVVGDHGAGQAVDLVLTESSGPGEVTAYLTGTFGQPVRYFDTSDGVDDRDKLRLPTGAHTHLSWSFTEAGRYELDISARDADSGAEIGAGSIRLAVGVDPGVDAVREGHVDVAVDTHTGEVGLRGDDHEFSDRVVEVPARALQQVPPDPAYRFLGQPGAEVYVLPQAVLGKHVHGEIDPHTWHDPANAAAAVRVIEDKLAALDPANAETFAANSARLREEIDAVDKEVRALIDDIPPENRNLVTTHDGYGYLAAAYDLNVAGVVSPNPAVEPSARDVIALTRTLQHLEVPAVFLEPTEQNGPGTLSEIARDLGLNVCTIHGDMLSDAVPTYLDLMKTNALTLRRCLQ
- a CDS encoding IS3 family transposase; this encodes MSPATFYRFQARGFGPTPAELDEAYTAHRLFELWRANRRIYGRRKLWKPAHRAGWNIGRDQVQRLMNILGIAGVLRRKTTRTTVADPTAERFPDRIQRAWSQAQRPDQWWVADFTYVHTSCGFSYVAFATDVFTREILAYVVDTRATKSLVIRALRQALALRQRQDPYFESAGVIHHSDAGSQYTSTDLRRLLAVYQMDGSIGTVGDAYDNGLRRPGLVGD
- a CDS encoding anchored repeat-type ABC transporter ATP-binding subunit, with product MNNLTLSFDRIALSERVIIHDAHAEIAGGSFTALLGPNGAGKTTLLRAILGLIPARGRAQLGSHTGKALRRRTGYVPQKHEIAWTYPINVADCVLTGRGDLTGWWRRPSASDRDAAQEALETCGIARLSSRPIGELSGGQKQRVLVARALARRPELLILDEPFTGVDAPTEEALMELFSELAHGGATILMTTHNLRAAVEACDRVLLVSGELLDATAEPTAWQRAFGIGPDSALLRSVGVA